In Bos taurus isolate L1 Dominette 01449 registration number 42190680 breed Hereford chromosome 13, ARS-UCD2.0, whole genome shotgun sequence, the DNA window CAAGacacatcaaaatgaaaaaataaattttctttggcCGATGGATCCAACTCTTTGAAGTTGGATCCCACAGAAACAAAAAGGTATATACATACAGGGCTATTTATTGCAGCACCATCTGCAAAGGCAAAAATGGAAACACCATAAATGCCCAATACTAGAGGAATGGTTAAGTAAACTGTGATAAGCCACAGCATCGAATATTAATATTGTGAAATCATTGAAACAGATGCCGTGTATGCTCAATTGtgtctctttgcagccccatggactgtagtccaccaggctcctctgtccatggaatttcttaggcaacaatattggagtggattgtcatgcactcctccagagtatcttcccaacccagggatcaaaccatgaatctgtgtctcctgcattggcagattctttaccactagtgctacctggggaGCCAaaatagatgctgctgctgctaagtcgcttcagttgtgtctgactgtgcaaccccatagatggcaggccaccaggctccaccattcctgggattctccaggcaagaacactggagtgggttgccatttccttctccaatgcatgaaagtgaaaagtgaaagtgaagtctctcagttgtgtccgactcttagcgaccccatggattgcagcctacctggctcctccgtccatgggattttccaggcaagagtactggagtggggtgccattgccttctccggaaatagATGCTAGATGCATCCAAATTGGCTTGAAGGGATTTTCAGAATCTACTGTTAGGTAAGAACACCAATATGCAGAGAAGAATATACAGATAATCTCATTTTTGTAAAATAGCAAGAgtaaaataatgcatatatatagcaGAAAGGATACACATGCCAGATTGTAACAATGATTATCTCAGGGAGGAAAGGGGGACAGTGAGTGTTAGGATGACAGAGgaaattaaaccaaaaaaaaaaaacaaaaccacgaGACCCTATGAAGCAAGCCCTCAAAattatattgctgttgttcagttgctgagtcgtgtccaactctttgtgatcccacggactgcagcaagccaggctttcctgtcctccactatctcccggagtttgttcaagttcatgtccattgagtcggtcatgctctctaatcatctcatcctctgccaccctcttcttctttgcCTTAAATAGATACTTGTATATACCcacaaaaaaatatatgaaagtaaCCCCACTAAAATATCAAGTTATTTAAGAATAATGGCTTTTCAAGTGATAGTGATCAACACACTGAACTCCATGTAGGAAGAGTCCCCACAAAGACCACATACACCACAGCAAAGCTttgattacaagaaaaaaaaatccaactcaaACTGGCTTAAACAAAAAGAGAATTTATTGGCTCACGTGAGTGAGAAGTCCAGAAGTAACGCTAACTTCAGGTGCAGTTTGATCCAGACGCTCCAGACTTCATCAAAGCTCCAACTCCGactccctttccttttcttagtACAGCCCTCAAGCTGGCTCCTTTAAATCAGAAAAACTGGCTACAAAAAGTTCAGAGTTATCACACCACGTTATCTCCAACGAAGTGTCACCTTCTGCAGTTCCCGAGGGAGGCTTAGCAAACATGCTGTAACTAAGTGGCCTGATCCGGGTCTGTCACCCATCCCTGAACCATgtcctggggggagggggcaagTGGCACTGGTTTAAGAGAACCAGGTCAGCTCTGGAGCCGACGGTGTGACAGTCCCATTCAAACTGCGTTGTGTGATGGGCTGCCACTATCCAAAGAAAAGGGGGATGGTATTCTGAGGAGGTGGATGGGCGAACACAACATAACATGAAaagggaataaaagaaaataatacaaatatccGATGAAATACTAGAAGTGCTCAACCACACGAGTAATCcaagaaatacaataaaattgcATACTTTTGTTATTTATCAGGttagtgaaagaaaaagacactgctgtgtgtgagagagatggTGAGGAAGCAGGCCCCACGAAAACTAAAAGCTCAACCACTACTGGAAACGTCTGTGACAAAACAGCTCTAACTCCAAGAGGCAATGAAACAAGCTTATACCATCCCTAGAAACACTACTGATTCATAAATATGAAACAAAAGGCTAGCAACAAATAGGAAAACTTAAAGGCCAGAATGTAACAGAACTTGAGTCATGTTTCCTTTCCTCCAACCTGACAGATGttactattaaaaacaaacaacaacaaaaaaaccccagagATTTCTGGGTAAACCTATATTCCTTATCTCCAAATCTTGACTTGGCTTATTCTTTCCGTTCTGTTCCTTCAACATTTCTAGACAAAATCCAAGATGAAATCTATAGTTGATTACCCTCAGCATAGCTGGGGTCAGAACTAGTATAAAATCATCTAAAACTTATTAAATTATCTTATTCCCATCTCTAACTTGGGAAAATAAATGAAGGACATAAAAATCTCCTAAGTATGACTGGTGAGATGAACCTCAAAATATAGAAGCATAAGGATTGAATACTGCAAAGATCTACAACCTATAGGATCAAGAGGATTATCCCACTTCatttgaaaatcagaaaaaagacacattaaattgtatttaaatatattatagatATGAGGTAGGTCTGTGCTATTCCACACTTGGAACAGAATCATGTAATCATGTGTATTTGAGTACACGAGTCACAATGAATCAAAATCAAGACCAATTCCACTGTGTTCAATTAGAAAGCCAAGTGTGAATTTGAACATGGCAGCTGAGTACCTGAAATGAAAACATCCCCTAGATTTTAATTTTGAGCAAAAGGCCATTCCCAGATTTAATAACTTTTCTCATGTCCAATTATAAACAGGAAATTAAGGTGCCATAAGTTCTGACTTTTCTAGGTCAAAGATTTTCATTCCACCATGAGGAGGTAAAAGAACTAGGAGACCACCTACTCTTCTACCTTAACTTTTAGGTAAAATGACTTACACAGTTGGTTTACATCAATGGGATTTACTCTATAACCAAAAAATCTGAAATACACCTATTACACATAACAAAAGAATGATAACCCtgctattttaaaacagaaagctAGTGACTAGCCATAGCAAAGGGAgcagtggttaagagcatggacTCAGGAGTGAAGATGCCTTGACTGGAATCCAACTCTCACTGATTTGCTTTGTGATCTTTGGGAAGttccttaaaatatttgtattttattattttcacctttaaaatggGCCTAATAGCAGTACCAACCAATCTCTCAAGGTTGCTGTGAGGTTTAATGAGATAAACCAGCACTTAGAACAGGGCTTGACATCAAGGAagcttcaataaatgttaactatccCTCTTAATATAAACCGAATTTGTTTGTTTAGCTCTATATGAATATTCCCAGAACtcagaatgaagtgaagtgaaagctgctcagtcatgtccaactctttgaaacctcatggactatatatagtccatggaattctccaggccagaatactggagtgggtagtctttcccttctccaggggatcttcccaacccagggatcaaaccccggtctcccgtattgcaggcagattctttaccagctgaatcacaagggaagcccaagaatactggagtggtagcctaacTTCTAATCGTTCTAATTTGCTCCATCTGCAAAAGGCACTCAACTTCAAatgatttcagaaatgaagaactGACAAAATCTTGTTATTTAAGTGACAATTTTTAGCTATTACAACTACTTCATTTAGAAAACCTACACTATGAAACAAGAAGCTTGCAACAAGAATAACTCTTGCAAcaagagttatatatatataatatatattctatattccTACAGAATATAGGAAGTAGTGTAACATTCAGGACTTCCTCAGCTGATGAGAGCAACAAGGAAATGTATAATACTTCCTGCACAAATGCATCTAGGGAAAGCAGGCTAGATttattaaaaaactataaaaggtTACAATATAAATCAAACAAAATTAGTTGTTAAAAGTTAACTGACTCATATGTATCCAAATTCTGACCAAATAAAGACAATCCAATGCATAGGAAGAATATTCTATGGCTCAAGGAGCAAATAGCAATAAACAGAAATGTCAATACAGAAACCACATATACAAATCTACAGTTTTAATGTAACAACAAATCATAAGTACATGTGTTAGCTATCTTTCTCTAACATTAAAGTAGTAGtatatgtttcattttctgtaaaaaCATACGTAATGCATAAAACCTTTAATCCCATGTAATATAGTCTAAGAAGTGTGAACCATGTAGTATGTTAAGGTTTTCTTATGTGAAGATATACATTTCAGTCTATTATCACAAGCATTGTAAAGGTGACCCACAAAAATGTTTATCGTTTGCAACTGTATATAGAGAACAAACCGCCCAGAAATTAGTATTTCTTATTAATCTTACTGAGTGGTATTAAAGTGGCCTGCCTGAAAGGGCAAATCACTTATCTGCAAGCTTAAAATAGCAGAGATCAATGTATATTAAATAATACATGagtgaaaaaaatatacaatgtaCAATAGCAGGAGGTTACAAAACTGAATACTGTGTAAAAGATTTATTAGTCTGTACAAGTTTGTACCAAGATTTTCACTGCAACAGTATTTTTCCATACACATCGAAATCTGGAAGCAATATGcctttttcaaattatagtttagTGTTTTTTCCCCCAACCCTCAAAACACAGAAATATGTTTTTGAATATCAACTAGTCATTTATGGAAGTCATAAGATACAGATATTCATTAACATTACACAAGCTATAATTGAAGTACCGGAACAAACACCACCAACATTTATGGGAAAAGGTGTTGGTTTTAAAGGTGATAAGTGCTACATGAGTTACACAAACATACTACTCCTGTCTTTCTGAAACCAAAATGGGGGAATCTTATTGCGATTCTGTCAAATACCACACAACCCAAAACGCTGCACAGAGGCTGATGAAGCCATGTACACATCACAGAATTAAAACTCCAGCTAAGCAATGAGCTGCTCCTCAAGTCAAGGAAGACCAAACTTCTTTAACATATTAATGCTACTTCTGAAGTATCGTCAGAACAAACGGGGATTTAATTATAAATTGGCCTCGACCACATCCTGCAAAGAGGATTTTGCTTAGTACTAAAGAGAATCCGTCAGCGAACATCCTAGGAAAGCTGTGGAATATCATGCTCTTTGTTATTCCTGAAGGGAAATCTGCCAGGTTTGATGACATCTGTTTATCTCCCAGTAGTCCTGGGAGTTCTACGATACCAATTAATTCAGTAATTGATAAGTATTTAAGCGAAAAAGAGACCAAAACCAGACCTTGTATCAACATATACTAGAgaggtggatttttaaaaaatcacatgatGAATGTAAATCATAAAATCAAATGTACTTATAAAGGTACACCTATTTTATGTTACATAAAAAACTGCAGATTGCAAACTTTGCATGCTTACGTTTTACCTGGAAAAGTCAATGAGTGGGCTTTCTCACAAATATTTACTGCCATGATACAAAACAAATATGTGCAAACTGCAAGGTCCCTAAAATAGCAGTTAAGAGAGTTTATATACAGAAAGATGACATTATCTGATCAAATACGCAAGAGATGGCGTTTCCCAGAGTTTATAACACAGAACAGTAACCACCACACGCTCCGCCTCCTTGGCCTTCTTCCCTGTGTGTCAGCTTGACTCCTTTATTCTGGTTCTCACTTTCCCACAGTCCAGGGGTCTGAATGATCTTTTCAACAAGTTCCTCAAAAGCACACTGTACACCATCACAGGTTTTTGCACTTGCCTCTGAAATTCAAGGAAAAACGTCAAGAAGTATATTCTCTTCTAGTCATAGTTCTATGTTTTCCTGGAAAACTATTATAGCAGAAATATCAGCggacaatatatttttatatatatgattTCTCCCCACAGGTTTAATATAAATGAATCTCCTGCAACTCTGaaagttgagctatttaaattcTATCCATAAGACTAGTGGTATGTAAGCTCAACATCTTGTGGTAGAATTGTACATTTTAACGCCCTACTCAAATATCCGTACGTGTGCCAAAGTTCTTAACTTTTTGGTTACTTGTTAAATTAGCCTCTGAAGCAGACATCATTCCCATTTTAGAATAAGGAAATTTAAACTCCAAGTTAAACAATAAATCAGGTTATTCTGTGCCTGCAATGAACAGCCATAGGTGGTTGGATAAGTGATGTACAAACTGTGAACACTAGTTCCATTTTCAATTTATGCTCAGGAGACCCATGTGGATATGCAGGACTGCTCTCTCATCTTGTGTTTCCCCACTGACTTTTTCCCAGTCTGATGACTATTTTATGTCTTCATCTTAAAGCTCCTCTACCTCAGCTGATGATCCAGCTCCACCCTGGGAAAAGCAGAAACAATCTGGCAAGAACTACTGATCACCCCACTAATAGATTGACTAACCCACCTGCATTGTCTTTAGGCTTTGCCTTCACTCCTGTTACAATGGGGGAACCCTCCTGGCTGCCGGCTGGGGCCATCCTTTTGTCTACTTCCCGGGATCCCAACCCTCCTCATTCACTGAAGGACCGTGTACCCGCTCTACTGGATTATACACCAACCAGCTTGAAAGCCCACCAAAATTACTGTCCATCTTATTAATCACTTACCCCCCGACTAACCAACCTGCCCTCCAGCCGACTTATCCTCTAGTAGCCACCTACTTTCCCCACTCTCTTCCAAAACAAAATGGTGATAAAGAGATATCTATATAAGTTGTTACCACTTTATCTCCAATTTTTCTTCAAACTAATCTGATTCCACCACTCCATGGAAACTGTTCTTTTAAAGGTGACCAACACCCGCTAGCTTGTCAAATCCAATATCCTTTTCTTATTTGACATCTTGCAGCATTTGATACAGCTGGTCACTTTCCTCCTTTAAATACTTTGTCCACTTGACTTCCAAGACAGCTGAACACTCCTGGTGCTCCTCTCTCACTGGCACACCGTTCACAACCTTACTCCCTGGCACCTCCTCTTTCTGCTGACTTCTAACTGTCGGAGTACCTCAGGGTTCAATCTTCGTCCTTTTCTATCCAGCTTTTCTTATAGTGACTGTTCCAATCTCATGAATGTCAATGTGATTGACATTGACAATCTAAACCCACCTAAATGTCAAACAAACCCACCTAAATGTCAATGACCATGATGTTTACTCACCGTCTCAAAGACAGTTCATTCTTATGTCTAAGCAGAAACCTTGGGTCCCTGCTCCTCTGCATAAACCTGTTCTTGTCTCGACCTTCCACATCTTACTTACGGCACCACCATTCACCTAGCTGCTCACGATAAGACTTGAACCCATCCTTGATTGCTCTTTCCTTACCCTGCACACCCAACCTATCCACCTGACAGCTTTACCTTTGAAGTGTCTCCTGGATCTACCAACTTTCCACCACTACTACTGCCAcactttttcttctgcttcttatgGCCAAATGAATCTTAAAAGAATATCAAACCACAGCACTACTCCCATGCTTTCTACCACACTTAAAATACAATTCATTTCTTCACCATATCCCAGGAAGTCCAACACTAACTTCCATCATCACCAACCTTTCCTCCGACACTCTGTTCCAGCCCACAAGCTTTCTCCTGTTTCTTGGACACAGTACACTGCTTCCTGCCTCAGGAATAAGATGCTCTCTATCTAGATCTTCATACCATGAATTCTTGCTCAAATGGTGCTCTCTCAAAGAACTTTTCCTTATTTCCTCCCACCCTCATCATTCTCTCTCCCcttataacattttatttcacGCAGAGCACTAGTTATGAATTTGAGTCTGCTTCCCATACTGGAATtgtaagctccctgagggcagagagttggaccattttgttcattgttctattctgtgttcaataaatattaattgaacaaACTAATATATGGAAATGGAAGACACCTAGCAAGTAAGCAGCAGCAGTGCTACTCAAGCCCATTCTAAAATTCCCTATACTTTCCATTTGTACCACCCCACTTCTATCCATATATGATGTTCTCCCATTTCCACTTCCTGATTCCTACTAGGTTCAAACTGATTCCTAAAGCTGGCTTGACATCACAACCAGCTAGGGTGTTTCTTATAAACTGCTTTCAAGGCTCTGTTTCAGACTTGTCGTAAGTAAAGCCCAGAGagttgtaattttttaaagctccccaagTGATACTGCCAGTCCACTTTGCCGGACAAGGGGTCAATCAACTTTTTCTGTGAGAGTAAATATTTTGGGTGGTGATGCCATATTGTTTCCATGTAATGACTGAACTCTGGCATGAAGCACAAGGGCAGCCACAGACAATAATGCAGATGGCAGGGCACGGGCACGGTGTGCTTCCTTACAAATGGTGGGGCCAGATCTGGTCCAGGCTGTAGCTTGCCAACCCTTGCTCTACAGTGCTTCTCAAATATTAGCATGATACAAATCACATCTTGTTAGAATGCAGATTTTAATTCAGAACCTATGGCTTAGGCCTCAAATGAAGCATTTCTGACAACAGTGGTGCTGCCAGACACGGCCCAGCAGGCACGCACGCCTACAGCACTGGGTCATGGGAGGAGAGAACGGTGTGCTGCGCTCCATACGGCCTCACAGTGATCCTGTTCTTTTTTACAGTGGGAAAAATAAGGAACCTACTTCTACAGTTAGCTAGTTTTACAGTGCAGCTATGaactaaatacatattttttatggTTCATAAAGAGAAGAATGTAATAGAAACTCCATTTAAAAACTCTTCATtaataatgaaaagataaatattcACACACTTACCTATAAATAACATGGAATGCTTTCGTGCAAATTTCAGGCCTTCATTTCTATCAACTTCACGATTTTCCTAAAAGATAAATGCAAAGATTAAGAAAAGCTATCAAAATATACAACCAAACTGCCAAGTGTCTGACTTCTCACcttatcaattttatttccaACTAGCATGTTTACTATGTCATTTCTCGTGCAGTATGTTTCCAACTCATTTAACCAATTATCCAGTTTTACAAAGGTGTCTCTTCTTGTGACAtcataaactaaaataaaaagaatcatttattaaataaatatcaaaagcaaGAAGCAATGACATTATATTTCTGATATGTACTAGGAACTGACATTAATATACAGGCAAGTCTGTTTTTCTAAGCTGTTAATGCTTTAAAAATCAATGTCCACTGATCCAGATGGAAGAAACAagtgtacttttaaaaaaatgcatttatatacaCACTTCAATTTAATTAACATATGCTGTTACAGAAATGAAATAGCTGCCTTCATAAcaataaaaaaagtgaaagtgaaagctgctcagtcgtgtccgactctgcgacccatagtccatggaattctccaggccagaatactggagtgggtagcctttccctgttccaggggatcttcccaacccagggatcaaacccaggtctgcactcccacattgcaggtggattctttaccagctaagccacaagggaagcccaataagaaAAAAGGTTTGTCTAAAAGCTAAAAGGTGTTTAGACCCAAATCTGTGGCAAAATACAAAGAAGTTTTAcataaatttaaacatttatgaACCTGTTAACTTATTTCTTACAAGGACCAGAATTTGCAAATTTGAAAACACATGTAAAGTTAGAGGGTGGgcaatgaggacctactgtatagcacggggaactccgctcaatgttatgtggcagccttggATAGGAGGCACGTTTGGGGGAGAGTGGGTACATGTGCATGTATGGCCGAGCCTTTTGACCACCTGAAACTATCGCAACGTTGTTAACTGACTATATctcaatacaaaatacaaaaaaaaaaaggtcagtggGTGGAACCCTGATTATCTTCCTCTGTTTACATATTCATCATTCTGCATTATAGGAAATAATTTGTTAAAGTGTTTTCTAAACTTAGGAGGTACTGAACCAAAACCGAGAGTCACTGTCAAATTAACAGAAATGAAACCAAAGCCTCACAAGTTGTGATATAAAATGAGGTCTCGCCCTACAGTTGAACAGTA includes these proteins:
- the RAB18 gene encoding ras-related protein Rab-18 — its product is MDEDVLTTLKILIIGESGVGKSSLLLRFTDDTFDPELAATIGVDFKVKTISVDGNKAKLAIWDTAGQERFRTLTPSYYRGAQGVILVYDVTRRDTFVKLDNWLNELETYCTRNDIVNMLVGNKIDKENREVDRNEGLKFARKHSMLFIEASAKTCDGVQCAFEELVEKIIQTPGLWESENQNKGVKLTHREEGQGGGACGGYCSVL